In the Sedimentisphaera cyanobacteriorum genome, GGCCATAATAGCCTCAATCTTAATCCTGCCGAATGCGGGAGCTGGAGAAAAATGGCGCTTTATCACCCTCTCAGACTGGCATTCAGCTGAAAAGTACATTCACGTTCGAGGCGAAGATTACGGCAGCCGAGAGAAGGCTGTAAAGGAAGATATAGCAGCTGCAAAAATGCTCAAGGATAATTACGGAGGCGAATTTGTCTTTATCCCGGGCGACAGCAACGGAGGCCACTGGGATACAAAACGCTTCAGGAATAATTACTCCCCAAACCTCTCCCCCGAAGAAACCGTGCTCAAGGCAGGCCATTACTGCTATGAAGGTATGATAAATGCATTCGCCAAAGGCGGATACGATAAAATAATTATGGCAGTAGGCGATCACGAGATGGGGGACAACCCATGGCCTGCTGGGAGTATGGTATCTAAGCTCCAGCCTGAGTTTCGTGAGTCATTCGCAAAGGAGTTCAACTATGATGAAAACGGCGAATTCATATATGACGAGCCGATAGGCGAAGCCCCCTCCCGTCCTCTGGGGACAAAATACCAAGACACGTCTTACGCATATCAGCATAAAAACGTGCTTTTCATCACTGTGGACGAGTTCCATCAGGAAAATCCAAACAAGCGAATCGGCGGCGAGGGCTCTGTTACAGGCACGGTTACCGGCAAACACCTCGACTGGCTCAGAAACGTGCTCAGCGAGGCAAACAAAGACAGCTCCATCAAACACATCTTTGTGCAGGGACATCTGCCGGTGATTTATCCCGTTCGCAAGGTAAACAGCAGCGGTATGATGATGGATGACAACGATGATAATCCGTTCTGGAAGGTGCTCAGAGAATACGGGGCTGATCTGTACTTCGCAGGGGAGGTGCACGCCAATACCGTTACCAAAGACAGTAAATCAGACCTGATCCAGCTTGTGAGCAGAGGGAACTTTTTCACGAACTTCCTCACGCTCGATATTACAGATGATCTTATCGACATAAACCTCTATGAAAACCCCAAGCGAAACGTGCTTGAAGGCAGCTATTCAAAAGCCGGCAGCCTCGTTATAGATAAGTCAGACGAAAAAACAAGATTCAAAGGCGAAGGTATGCTCGATTTTGTTGATATCGATGCCCGCTTATTCCACTTCGATTTCGAAGAGCTCAGCAACCTGCACGAAAGACCGATTTTCGGCCTTCGGGACAGAGAGATAAGGGGGATAAAAACTACAACCGAAACCATACCGAACAAAGGCGAATTCGGCGTTCAGTACGATGCGGTGCAGGCAAACGTAAGCCTTGAGAAAACCGAATACAGCGGTAAAGCCGGCAGGTTCACAGAGAAAAGCAGGATGGCCTGCTACGGTATGGGGCCACTTCAAAATGAACACGCCGTGAGCTATGCGGTGAGAGTGAAAACCGAATCACCCGAAAAAATGGTGCTGATAAACACAGGTTCAATATGGGGCAGTAATGTAAGGAATTTTCTCAACCTGAACCTCAATAATGGGCTCGTCCAGGTGGAAGCGAGCAAATCATCCAGCCTGTTAGCCCGCTCTGAACGGCTTAACGACAGCAAATGGCATCATATAGCTGCTGTTATGCCGGAAGACGGCTGCCAACTATCGGAGGTTCTTGTCTATGTTGACGGGAAGAAGTGCGAAACAAAGCTCAAAGGGGCTGATACAAAGCTATATTTCAATCAGGCCGTGAGGCTCTCCTTCGGCGGTCTCGGATACAGCAAAAAGGCCTTCGATTCGCTCGGCGTGAGCCCGTTTATCGGGATGATGGATGATATATCCGTCTGGACAAGGCCGCTGAAGCAGGCTGAGGCGGAAAGTTTAGCCGAACAGCAAGGATAAACTATGCAGAAAAGTTTTACAAGAAGAGATTTCTTAAGGGCTGCGGGCAGCAGTGCAGCAGCAATCGCGCTCAGCGGGGCGGCAACATCTAACGCAAAAGATGCCCGCCCAAACATACTGCTTATAGTTACCGATCAGGAAAGCTGGATTGACGAGCAGACAAGAGATCTGCTCGATATGCCCGCAAACCGCTGGCTTTATGAAAACGGAACGTCATTCTCCAGCTTCTACTGCACCACAGCACAGTGCACGCCCGCAAGGAGCACAATCCAGACAGGGCTCTACCCCCACCAGACGCGGCACGTTGCCAACACTAACAAAACCTACTGCGCACATATCCCAGAAGGCGTGGAATTTCTCGGCAATAAGATGCGGCAAGCTGGATACTTCAACGGCTACGGCGGAAAATGGCATCTGCTCGAGCCAAAGAAGAGGCTCGGCGTTGGAAAGGTGATGGGCGGAACGGATGACGCCGGTCAGGATGAGTACTTCAAAAGATTTATGAAGATCAGGGATGAATCAAAGCCTTGGTTTTATCAGGCGCATTTCCTAAATCCGCACGATATCTATCATATGAACTATATCTTCGAAGGTGAAGAGCTGCCCGATCCCGATAAAGCAACAAAATGGCTCAAAGACAAAATAAAAAGGGTGCCCGGGGAGGAAAAAAGAGCTGAAAGGATATTAAAAAGGCTCGGCGATAAGCTCAATCCCCCTCCCGGCTGGGACAAAAAGATAGAAGGCATTCCGCCTGCAAAGGGAGACTGGGCATACCCCTACGGCAACAGCGGCAAGTACGAAACGCTCTCCCGCAGGGAAAAACTCGAATACTGGAAGAAATACCGCGCTTTGTACTACTGCCTGCACGAGATGGTGGATGAGCAGATAGGCGATCTGCTGAATGTGTTGAAAAAAGATTATCCCGAGCAGTTCAGGAACACAATCATAATTCGCACCGCAGACCATGGAGATATGAGCGGCGAGCATGAGAGTCTCAAGTATAAAGGGCCTGTGCCATTCGATGCCCAAATGCACATACCGCTTATACTGGCAGGCCCCGGGATACCCAAGGGCAGAGAGATCAAAGATATTGCGAGTCAGGCGGATCTTGCGGCAACAATCTGCGAGCTGGCTGGAGCTGAGAAGCCAAACAAGGGCAGATCAGATGCAGGGAGCCTTGTTAAGGCGATAAAAACTTCTGCCCCTGCGGGAAGGGAATACGTATTTATAGAATACTACTTCCTCGGCGCAGTTCAGCCGCTTCGAATAATCAGAAGCAAAAACTACAAATACGCAGTGCATTACGCAGAGAACAAAACAGCACTGTTCGACTACTCCAAAGACCCTTGGGAGCGGAACAACCTCAGCGGGAATCCCGCCTACAGCCAGATTGAAAACAAGCTGAAAAATGAGCTTCTCGCATGGCAGGAGGAAATGAGAGATCCGGTTACAACGGATAAATATATTTTTGAAGAATGGAAGAATCCAAGGAAAGGCTAAAGCTATGCCTGAAAACAGGCGATTTACAAGAAGACAGTTTATTGGTTCAGCCGCGTGCTCCGCTGCGGCGCTGGCTCTTGCAGGAAAGACATTAGGCGCAAGAAAAACCGGCAGGCCGAATTTGGTTATAATCCACACCGACGAGCACAATTTCAGAACCCTCGGCTGCTGCCGTGATATGCTCAGCAATGAACAGGCGTATATGTGGGGCGAGGGGCTCAAGGTTGAAACGCCTCACATCGATTCCATCGCAAAACAGGGAGCTATCGCCACAAGCTGCTACTCCAGCTCTCCGGTATGCTCACCTTCACGTTCATCTCTGCAGACAGGCCTGTATCCGCAGGCTACAGCAGTTAAAAAGAACAATATCCCAATGCTCTCGAGCGTAAAAACATTCGCAAACGTGCTGCAGGAAAAGGGCTACGCAACAACGTACCTT is a window encoding:
- a CDS encoding LamG domain-containing protein, with product MKRKISLFVLAIIASILILPNAGAGEKWRFITLSDWHSAEKYIHVRGEDYGSREKAVKEDIAAAKMLKDNYGGEFVFIPGDSNGGHWDTKRFRNNYSPNLSPEETVLKAGHYCYEGMINAFAKGGYDKIIMAVGDHEMGDNPWPAGSMVSKLQPEFRESFAKEFNYDENGEFIYDEPIGEAPSRPLGTKYQDTSYAYQHKNVLFITVDEFHQENPNKRIGGEGSVTGTVTGKHLDWLRNVLSEANKDSSIKHIFVQGHLPVIYPVRKVNSSGMMMDDNDDNPFWKVLREYGADLYFAGEVHANTVTKDSKSDLIQLVSRGNFFTNFLTLDITDDLIDINLYENPKRNVLEGSYSKAGSLVIDKSDEKTRFKGEGMLDFVDIDARLFHFDFEELSNLHERPIFGLRDREIRGIKTTTETIPNKGEFGVQYDAVQANVSLEKTEYSGKAGRFTEKSRMACYGMGPLQNEHAVSYAVRVKTESPEKMVLINTGSIWGSNVRNFLNLNLNNGLVQVEASKSSSLLARSERLNDSKWHHIAAVMPEDGCQLSEVLVYVDGKKCETKLKGADTKLYFNQAVRLSFGGLGYSKKAFDSLGVSPFIGMMDDISVWTRPLKQAEAESLAEQQG
- a CDS encoding sulfatase family protein codes for the protein MQKSFTRRDFLRAAGSSAAAIALSGAATSNAKDARPNILLIVTDQESWIDEQTRDLLDMPANRWLYENGTSFSSFYCTTAQCTPARSTIQTGLYPHQTRHVANTNKTYCAHIPEGVEFLGNKMRQAGYFNGYGGKWHLLEPKKRLGVGKVMGGTDDAGQDEYFKRFMKIRDESKPWFYQAHFLNPHDIYHMNYIFEGEELPDPDKATKWLKDKIKRVPGEEKRAERILKRLGDKLNPPPGWDKKIEGIPPAKGDWAYPYGNSGKYETLSRREKLEYWKKYRALYYCLHEMVDEQIGDLLNVLKKDYPEQFRNTIIIRTADHGDMSGEHESLKYKGPVPFDAQMHIPLILAGPGIPKGREIKDIASQADLAATICELAGAEKPNKGRSDAGSLVKAIKTSAPAGREYVFIEYYFLGAVQPLRIIRSKNYKYAVHYAENKTALFDYSKDPWERNNLSGNPAYSQIENKLKNELLAWQEEMRDPVTTDKYIFEEWKNPRKG